A stretch of DNA from Poecilia reticulata strain Guanapo linkage group LG18, Guppy_female_1.0+MT, whole genome shotgun sequence:
GTatttacatcaataagtccgcCTTCAGAGTACATAGAGGAGTGAATAATAACAGAGATATGTGCGTGATTTTGAGTAAAAGtgtataatttaaatatgtaaaaaataataacaataaattaaatgtgactttacACATCAGATGGTCAtattattttcacacatcaaatatatttcTTATACCTTTTTGACGTCAGATGGTCACTATATTCTTAGGTTAAAACATAAGACTGCCATACATCAGATGGTTGTTCTATTATAACATCACCTAATCATGGTGTTCCTAGTATAAAACATAAGTTTATCATCTTTCTCTCTTCATATGACATCAGATTTCTCACCTTTTCTCATAACATGTTCATTCAGACCTGACAGTGTGAGAACAGACGTTCATCCTGTTTTCACCCCTTGACCTCAGATGTCCATGCTAATTTCCCCTCTGTCTCATGtgttttttatagtttttctcaCCATAATCACAGATGTTTATTCTAATTTGTCTTATGCCTCATTTCCACTGGGTGGTGTGGCACAGCTCGGTGCTATACGCTATTTTATGGTCCGGCATACAGGAGAGTTTCCTTTCAAACAGTGAATGTTACATGGTGCAATGACAAACTTGAACTTTACTCCAACCATACAGTACCATTGCTATATGGTACTGTATGACGATAAACATGGGCTTTATTATGTCCAGAGGGTTGCTTCACACCACATTCAGTCatttacacattcacacacacacacacacacacacacacacatacacacacacacacatatgttgATGGTAGAAAGCTACTGGCAGTAGCCCGGTGGCTGCCATGCACTGGCACCTCCACTTTTGTTTCACCCTTGTTGGTCATTCTGGTTTCATTATTtgtcatttcttatttttgttaaatttggcCTGTTTAAGGTTTCCAATAATTTCATCCCCTTGTAGTGTTTATAgttatgttcattttttattttttactacaGGTCTAGTCACTCTTCAGAGTCAGTTATTTTCTGTTCCAGGTTGTTTCCTGTTCTGCTGTGCCactttctctcttcctccccAGCCTGACTCCTGCTCTTTTGTCACACTCACAACTTCCCAGCATTTAAGCTCCTCCATCTCAGCCATACCTTGCTGGATCCTCATGTCTGCTCACGTCAGTCTCTTGTGACTTCCTTATATTTTCCTCATGTCTCCTGGTTGAATGttcttttgcatttatttatttgtgttagcCTGGTTCGTGTATTTTTGTAAGTGTTCAGCATTTTttcgacttttttttctcattaaatcatTAAGTCAGCTGTTGCCTCTGCTtctctgcatttgggtccaacACACCACCAACCAACATCACGACAACTTCACtgtttttgcatatattttcaTCAGTCTTATTACTATTTCTTGTTGAATTTGGTCTTTAAAGTGAGCTGGTCATCATCCCATTTCTcagcatttttgcttttgtctctTTGTTGTGGTTGAATTGGATTCCACTGCTCAGAATACAAATCCTCTCTGAGGTTTTGTGATCGCTTtagatttctctctctcttaagTTCCATTGTTAAATATTCTTGTTTGTAATCTGCTTCTTTATTTGATTAGTCGCTCTGTTGCCATTGTTTGCTGGATTTAAAGATATTGTAAACCTTGAAAGCCTTTAGGCCTGACCGCCTGCACGGCTGTTTGTCTCTGCCTCATTTTGATTTGGACTGGTCCAtcctgcccctcccccactgACTGCTGTTGATGGGCGACATCCCAACCAGCTGTACAAATAGTAAAGGTGCTGCGTATTTTTGGCAGCTTTCAGCTgatataaaaatgaacttttttgtttaacaatTGTCATCTGCAGGTTAACATTGATGTTTTAGGAACATGTCATCAATAATCCTAGTGGAGAGGTAGAAGTTCAGCTCATTTTATGTTGAGTCTCCCTCATGAGCCGAAGCTCAAACCAGTTCACAGAATGGAAAGGTAGCCACATAAACACATGTGATCAGTAGGACCACCATCGATGTTTGAACACCTTTAAGCATTTACTGACTTACATATTATAAGCAGCTCCATTTAATAGAGTAGaatgattgtgtgtgtttttcggtgtgtgtgtgtgtgtgtgtgtgtgtgtgttcactttGATGCTCTGCAGTGGCTGTTGGTGGATGAGTCACCCTGTTTTCTCCACGTGACATCATGAATCACTGCACCTCTGTGTGGGCAGAGCTGCAACCATCACCACTGCATTCCTCCCTGCTCTCTTTCCTGAGCCTCTCCGTTCCTTCCcagttaattcattttcttctgcttgttgttttatttgtctcgCTCTTCTGTTGGCTGCAGCCAGGATGCTGCTCAACCTCTGATTGGGttgaaataaaaagcttcaaTTAGCATTTTGTAGAACCTTCTTGGATGTCAGACTGACTGATTGAAACACGCCTCAGAGATTCGGCCATCATCCAACCAGCATGTCAGAATCCTGAGTCCTCTGTGACGCCTCTATCTTCTCTCTGCTCTGTAAACTGAAATTTCATGATTTTGAACGATTTTCTATGACACATTCTTGACGAGAGGATTATAGTGTCAACAAATGTTCTTACAGTGGACCTTTGTATTTCTAAATTTACAATCAAATTGATCAgtaatgctttattatttttaactttgaaaagtCATTTGTTTTACTTGATGTCAGATTCACGATATTGAAACttcaagtaaaactaaaagaCTATCTTGGAAAAAGGAATTtgctgaataaataattatcatgttaataaagtttaattattaataaagtaaaaaaacccTTCTCTGTTAATTGACAGAGAAATTCAAAGTAACgttagaataaaagaaaagctcGGAGTACTTTCATTTGAAACAaagatttaatttgatcaaaatgtcTCTGAACAGTAAATGCAAGGTGTCCAAACATAATTAGGagtttgatttgaaaataattcaaaactaaATTGTAACCTTGGAAAGCTCTAAATAAACTGGATTGGGTTTCCGTAACGATTAgatgttggaggaaaaaagttACGGTGAATAACTTTATTATTCAATTGGATGACCAAATGGACAGTCATGATAAATCTGATTGGATTTGTTTCTGGGGTCTGGTTCTTTATCTCTGTTGGTCACACTTATTGACTTATTGTAACAAAAGCTTGTTGTATTTGATAGTTTGTATtaagaaatacaaatataaccCAGGGTCTGTGGATCTCTGTCTGCCTGGACTCCTCCATGCTGTAACTTCTGGTTTTGAATCAATCTAGACGTGAGCTGGGCTTCACTTGACTGTCCTAAAAAGAACATGTGGGTCCACAAGAAAACATTATTGTAACAAAATAATtgactttattcattttttcatgGGTAGCAAAAGTAGTCATGAACATGTGCTTGTTTACATTCAGCAAACGCATTTTTATTACGACGTTTACAACAAGGTACAGTTAGAAAGACCGACACTCACTCAAACACAtctcactatttttttttacttgtactgAAGTCGTTGTTTCCTTAAtcttgaggattttttttttttctttttgaaattatGCCATTTTTGGATGCATTTATACAGAAACGTGCAAGACGGCGCCcttatttctgatgtgtgcattTTTAGCTCAGGGCTTTCCACCAACACTTCCCATCTTACTGTCATAATACACccaaaaaattatcaaaaatacagaaaacatgttaGTTAGCCAACGTTTTGCTTTCACGTCACATTTTTTGTTGATGAAAGGCacaatgttgaatttttttttccattaactgCAAATTCTTCTGTTCTGACTTGGAAACACATTCTGAGACACTCTCCAAAGGTCACCAACACCAACCAAGCATCTGATTCATATTGATTTAATATCAATTTTTATACAAAGTTGCTTCTAAAATTGCGACTTAAAAAccatggagaaaaaaagtctatgtttttgccatttgtaaagttacacagtcaaaaaaTGATCAACCTGACTCTGTAGTATAGCAAGAGAAGGATGTGAGCAGCACAGAAATAAGCATGACTGACAACcgtaagacccgcctcctggctctgattggttgtttctgagcaAGCTGTTAGTGTTGGGTGTTCTGGGAGAGGGCAGATCTGATACTAAACTGTCACAACAAAGTGACATTCctaacaaatatgtaaacaagccaaatatttagtttgaagctaaactTATTTAgcgaactaaatatttagttaaccaaataatatttaacttaaaaggaaatatttagaTAGCTCAGaactaattatttagtttgaacCTTACTAATTAgatattttgtttgaaactgtgctattaaaaaagaataaataaaatggtgaaaatatgactttggaAAATACACCcctatttttctcttttatgacAGGCTAATTAAGCCAAATTATGGCTTCTAAATTTTCACTATTTAACTTTACAAAAGGCATTCCATAGCAACTGTCGTCGttgtcgtcatcatcatcatcatcatcatcatcatcatcatcatcatcatcatcatcatcatcatcatcatcatcatcatcaactcAAAACtatttcagaatttaaaagataaaaacagagaaatttaGATCAAAAGAGACTTGAATAGTCCCAAAGTTAATTTACGTTAAATTAATCTTGATAAAAGTTTACAAGTTTAAAGGTTCACACTTAAGATAGTTTACTATAATGTCATTTCCATATTGGGCCAAGTACTCAACAAATACACTATACAAATTTTACATGTTGTTGCAAACTTGTAGGATTTTTAAGCTATCAAAAAGCAAAGTTCCCGTGATTAGTTATTGAAAAGCAACAACAGTCTGTCTCTTTTTGTAAAGTTAATTATGGACATGCAGTTTAGATAATAATGACCTCAGTCCAGACCGACACCAGCCTCAGCTGATGTGTCCAAGCTCTGAAGGCGTCAGCTGTATAAGAATGCCCTACAGACACATGCCAGGGTTTGgcaccatggcaacaaggtacTTTAAGTTATGCAAAAAGATGACTCATCAAGAGAGCAAGCCGTTTTGTGATGTTTGTTGGTTTATGTGTGAAATATACTCTTCAATGTTGTACGATATTTTGTTAATGAGAATTTTTCGTGAAAGTGTGCTTTTCAAGTTTGTTGCTgaggagataaaacaaaatgaaaatgttttaatatatatCTCAAATATCGAGGTatgttagatatttttaaaactctgcCCAGTTATTGATGGAATATCTTGAATCTCAATAAGTTTGGAATCAAACATACTCCGAATTGAACCAAACTTGTCTACTAAAGtagaatttgtttaaaatcttatttaaaattaataggATTAAATAttctctctttaaaaacataatacagcaCTGCTTAGGTTTTAGAGCTGCATTTCAACATTCAGAGTAatcataaaacatctgaaacaaaaaaaaggttaacaCAAGATGTCTGACAAGAAAACAGACATCTTGTGCCAAAGCTCTGGTCGCTTTgttttctggagaaaaacaaagcgaCTAGAGAGGAGCAGACATCTTGTGTCAGCTGTGAAGCAACACCAGAGGGAAAACTATGACTTTGGCTTTATTTCAAGATCTTACTGTCTTTGAGTCAGAGGCGGTCCTAGCCTCTTTGGCGTCCTGGATGGGCACCACCTTTTCGGTGCCACCCTCCTTTACATCAAGTTGTTGACACAAGATGCCGCCCTGGGCGTTTGCCCATATCAcccatatcagaaaccgccACTGCTATGAGTTGACCAATACATTTGTTTTCGCTGGTGAGACTTCATGGGCAGCAGAACACATACATGTCAATGCACTGACACAGAGCTAGAAAGGGTGTTTTTGAGCTCCTTCCCACTTAGCTATCAGCTCACACAAAATATAGTTATGTCAAATTACTGTTGCGAAGGGCACCATGGGGTAATTTGTTTGATGGggattttatattaaaagttttatcttttgttattttttactattataAGATCAAAGGCATGGCCACATCTTGTAATCTACATACAGTGAGTCTGGGGTTCATGTGAAACTATGTTTTTTCAATGTAAAACCTTAATAAATGCAGCAATAAGGTGAAGAGTGTAGTGTGTTCATTCACTGTCATAATTTgtaacaaagcaaataaaaaaaaaaaagaaaaatctttaaactgAGAGATCAGAGATCCTTACATTTCATCTGCCATGCAGACAAAGCCTCCACAACAAGCTAAAAAGTGGAGGCAACTACACAACCACAATAGTAACTGTGGTGTTAGATATTAGAAATTGTGCCCAGCTCCATCCATCTGGAGTCACATGTTCATGTGAacagtttaattattttgtcaaatggaCCATAAGATCACATGATTCATCCacttcatttttaacaaacGTTTCTAATGCAGGAAtgtcaatattaagaaaatgttcatgttgGATTTTAAGCATGATTACAACCTTGGTTTTACCAACAGACTAGATTCATCATGTTCCTCTCAGCTCCATCTAACGTCTTTACATTAAGATTCAGAACATGGCCGTGTTCACATCTCAACCAATTCTAACAGATAGAAGGAACTTGGAACAAATgctaaaggggcagtattatgtgttttacagacgcattttatagcacaatcaagtaactgttaccttcagttgtaaaaaaaaaatatatatatatatagaccgGTAGTAatgggatatatatatatatatatatatataaattaaacgtggcttaaaagaaattagattttgcaATTTATCTCCTTGAAATTGaggctctgtctctttaacaCATGTGTGCTCTTTCTGACTctcaggaaatcatcacaacaaCGCTTCACTATTAAGTACTTACAAACATTCATCACAGCACTGGACTGAGAAACGGTTCATATGAGCTCAGGAGgagcacagttccaccaggtgctttctaattgctgctgctgctgctagtttgaaggagcggAAGCTCATCTTGGAAACTGCTCTGAGGATTAGCTGTGTGTGGAAACGGCGCTCAGTTCTCTTACTGTTTTACAAACcagaatggttgccacggaagattcaaggatttctcaaaaatgtgtaaaaaaaaaaaaccaacaacaaagaaacactccaggtatggtttagatgaggaaataacattataataatgatgtaaaacccccaatttttgattttacataatactgcccctttagaaaaaacacaacacaaaaacatcttaaagaaATATAGCTTTctgttgattcatttttaaaatgttggaatttTGCACTAATGTTTATATACTTCCACTTCAGTCCAACCTCTGTGCTCTGTTCATGAGAATCTGCTGGATGTATTTCTCCACATCGTCATGGATACTGCTGTCTGGCTGTTTTGCACCCTTATGATagtctttgttttttgatgCTGCGGGGTCCAGAGCGGAGATCAGAAACTGCTTTTGTTGAGAAGCTGTCTGAGGAGGGGAATTGGCTTGGGATGGAGGTATTCGCTGAAATGGCTGGGAGTAAGGACGTGGGTAGTAGCTGGAGTAGAAAGACTTAGGCTGAAGGGCAACAGGTGATTTTCTCAGCTGAGGTTGGAACCAGTTTTGATAGTGCCTTCTTGGAGGGAAAATGTACGGATCTTCCACAGAATTACCAAAGTAATTGTTGGGTGTAAAAGGAGGTTTAGGCCGGTAGTAATGGGATTTAGATCTTGGCATGGGAGGAAAGTAGAAAGGATAGTAACCCAAGATGGGTTTCCTTTGGTGGTAGGTGGAGTAGGAGTAGGGATACAAGGAGTAGCCAGTCCAGACAGACTTCGGTAACTTGAACCAGCGCTCCTGTTTCACCGGAAAGGACTTTTCAGGTTTGGGTGAAAAATTATATGGTTGCAAAGGTTTAGGAAGTTTCCTTTGGGAAACATCTgattttggtgtgtttttgtcttgaaaCCAGGTTTTTAGGATATTTACAGCTGGAGATTGTTGCTTAGAGACCGGAAAGCTGTTTTGATTTGACGAAACTTGCCAACCGGAATGAAAAGAAGGAGACAGCGGCGCTGAGGTATACTGCCGCAAGGATGCCATCTCGGGTGGCacgtctttcttcttcttcttctcaacATCGGTTATTATGTCCACAACATCGTCTGCTGGGAGGTGCAACTTACTGGAAATCTCAATCAACTTATCAATGGTCTGAGGGTCAAGGTCGTCCTCCTCTGTcgcttcctcttcctcgtcAGATCTCTTATCCTCTGCAGCATTCGACATAGACAAGCTGTGCTTCTTGttgcctttattttgtttacccATGTAGCTCAGCAACATGTCTGAAGCGATGTCAGCCAGCTTTTCCTCTTCCATTTTGGCTTTTTGTGCCTCAGCTGCCTGCCTCATCATCTCCTCCTGCTCCACTTTGGCTcgagcttcctcctcctctgggcTGAGCaaatcctcttcctcctctgtgtaATCATCTTGTACCTCTTCCTGTTCAGTTGGAGTCGGGGGCTGCGTTGCTTTGTTAATAAAGTTGCCTTCCTCTGATTCCTCTACAGAATTGCCTCCGGTAAATGTTGGGAAGTACactgctttttgtgtttcttcttgccattttaattttttcttggTCATGGCAAGGTCACTGCCCTTATTTATTGGAATGATGTCATTATAGCTGCTGTAACCTCTagtgtttctctgctgctgctccaaaGTACCATCTCGTTTAGTGTTAAGACGTGGAAACTCCTTCATCACGGTCTCCAGACTCTTCAGCTCCTCAGAATtgagctgctcctcctcttcgtaGTTGCTTTGCTCAGGGTTAGATGATCCCTGCTGGTTAGCAGCACTGCTCTCTGCTGTTCCGTCTGATCCGTTtggctgctgctttgtttgaaTTTGGACCGTCTGACTTGTGGTGTGGCTTGTCACTTTCTCAGTtatcttctcctcctcttccagagccttcttcttctcctcttcctcctcccgtTCCTTGCCATGTGAAGCAATAAACAgctccagctctttctgctcgtctctttctctgtttcttgACACTCTCTCACTGTGTGGTTCTTTGTTTTGAATCTCGTCTCTCTCAGCCTGTGTCTCTTTCTCCATGAAGTTATAGTTCTCTTCATCCCTCTCTCTTTCCATGTGAGTGTGATTCAGAGCCTCCAGTAACACAGCAGCTAGTCTTTTAGGATCTATATCTTCAAAGAGCTCCTCTCCTTGCTCAGTTTGGTCTTTTGAGGCTCTTTTCCGTCTCTCCTGTGTTCGTTCGGTGTTTTCATAAACTGAAAGCTTGGGAAGAACCTCTCTGGGTGGGTTGTCATAATCTCCAAATGTAGAAACTGGGTTGGGTGTGGAGAGATGAAGGAAGGATAAAGATGTGAAGAGGACCATGATGGTGACGAGACACGAGGCATGGCAGTTTCTTGTCATGGCTTGAGAGAACAGATCCTGAACTGGGTGCAGAGAGTGACCAAGAACACCTAGGGGGAAAAATAAGAACACAAAaccatatttaaagttttaacaacTCTTTTCAGACAGCAGAAAACCAAACCAGGCACTGCAGGGCCAACACCATCAGCAGCTGAAAAATAAGTTACTGATGTCATCCAGAA
This window harbors:
- the vgf gene encoding neurosecretory protein VGF isoform X1; the encoded protein is MNGIRVTNGPKRRNPHLDNSASVICVLGHSLHPVQDLFSQAMTRNCHASCLVTIMVLFTSLSFLHLSTPNPVSTFGDYDNPPREVLPKLSVYENTERTQERRKRASKDQTEQGEELFEDIDPKRLAAVLLEALNHTHMERERDEENYNFMEKETQAERDEIQNKEPHSERVSRNRERDEQKELELFIASHGKEREEEEEKKKALEEEEKITEKVTSHTTSQTVQIQTKQQPNGSDGTAESSAANQQGSSNPEQSNYEEEEQLNSEELKSLETVMKEFPRLNTKRDGTLEQQQRNTRGYSSYNDIIPINKGSDLAMTKKKLKWQEETQKAVYFPTFTGGNSVEESEEGNFINKATQPPTPTEQEEVQDDYTEEEEDLLSPEEEEARAKVEQEEMMRQAAEAQKAKMEEEKLADIASDMLLSYMGKQNKGNKKHSLSMSNAAEDKRSDEEEEATEEDDLDPQTIDKLIEISSKLHLPADDVVDIITDVEKKKKKDVPPEMASLRQYTSAPLSPSFHSGWQVSSNQNSFPVSKQQSPAVNILKTWFQDKNTPKSDVSQRKLPKPLQPYNFSPKPEKSFPVKQERWFKLPKSVWTGYSLYPYSYSTYHQRKPILGYYPFYFPPMPRSKSHYYRPKPPFTPNNYFGNSVEDPYIFPPRRHYQNWFQPQLRKSPVALQPKSFYSSYYPRPYSQPFQRIPPSQANSPPQTASQQKQFLISALDPAASKNKDYHKGAKQPDSSIHDDVEKYIQQILMNRAQRLD
- the vgf gene encoding neurosecretory protein VGF isoform X2 — translated: MTRNCHASCLVTIMVLFTSLSFLHLSTPNPVSTFGDYDNPPREVLPKLSVYENTERTQERRKRASKDQTEQGEELFEDIDPKRLAAVLLEALNHTHMERERDEENYNFMEKETQAERDEIQNKEPHSERVSRNRERDEQKELELFIASHGKEREEEEEKKKALEEEEKITEKVTSHTTSQTVQIQTKQQPNGSDGTAESSAANQQGSSNPEQSNYEEEEQLNSEELKSLETVMKEFPRLNTKRDGTLEQQQRNTRGYSSYNDIIPINKGSDLAMTKKKLKWQEETQKAVYFPTFTGGNSVEESEEGNFINKATQPPTPTEQEEVQDDYTEEEEDLLSPEEEEARAKVEQEEMMRQAAEAQKAKMEEEKLADIASDMLLSYMGKQNKGNKKHSLSMSNAAEDKRSDEEEEATEEDDLDPQTIDKLIEISSKLHLPADDVVDIITDVEKKKKKDVPPEMASLRQYTSAPLSPSFHSGWQVSSNQNSFPVSKQQSPAVNILKTWFQDKNTPKSDVSQRKLPKPLQPYNFSPKPEKSFPVKQERWFKLPKSVWTGYSLYPYSYSTYHQRKPILGYYPFYFPPMPRSKSHYYRPKPPFTPNNYFGNSVEDPYIFPPRRHYQNWFQPQLRKSPVALQPKSFYSSYYPRPYSQPFQRIPPSQANSPPQTASQQKQFLISALDPAASKNKDYHKGAKQPDSSIHDDVEKYIQQILMNRAQRLD